From the genome of Bacillaceae bacterium S4-13-56:
ATCGCTCGATTAACTAAATATAAGTATATTTTCTTAACTGGTCATATGATGTTTTCATTTGCTGCTACGATGGCGATTGTATTGAGCCAGATGGGACTTTCATCAATTATGACGATTGTATTAGGATCCATCATTCAAGGTATATCAATGGTATTATTTCCAGCAATTTCTCAACCATCTGTACGCAAAGTTATTGGTAACGACAACGTAGCATTTGGTTTCTGGGGAAGTTCTTGGATATCATTATCTGGATGGGTTGGAGGGCTTTTTGGGAATAAAGAGCAGTCTTCGGAAGATGTGAAAGTTCCTAAATCGCTTGACTTTCTAAAAGATATGAGTATTTTAATGGGGATTATCATGATTATTGTTTATGTAGTTACTGCAGGCTTTGTAGATACAGATACAATGAATGAAATTTCCGGTGGTATAAATAAATACCAGTTTGCTATTTTTGAAGCTTTGGGATTTGTTGTGGGTATTTTAATCCTATTAATGGGTGTTCGAATGTTCTTGGCAGAAATTGTACCAGCATTCAAAGGAATTGGAGAAAAAATTGTTCCTGGTGCGAAACCAGCACTTGATGTACCAATCTTCTATTCATACGCACCTGTAGCCGTAACAATTGGTTTCTTAGCAGCACTAATTGGTGGATTAATCGTAACATTTATGTCTAGCTTGCTACCTGTAGCTGTATTACCATCTGTTATTGGATTATTTTTCATGGGTGGAGCAGCTGGTGTGTTTGGTAATGCTAGAGGTGGGTTAAGAGGTGCTATCATAGCTGGTTTCTTCTTAGGACTTACGTTCTCATTATTAGTTGCACTAGCATATCCTTTGATTGGACTATCAGAATATGGAATAAGTGGATTATGGTTTGCGTCACCAGATGCGATTATTGTAGTAATTATTATTAAGTTAATTGGTTTGTTATTCGGTGTACCGCTATAAAGTTTGAATGAGGCATAATTCATTGAACTAGATAGATTTGGATTATGCCTGTACTTTTACACAAAGTTAAAATATAAAATACTACTAGATTGGAGTTTTTAAAATGGGTAAAATTAGAACAGTTTTAGGAGATATAGAGAAGGATAAATTAGGTTTCACATATAGTCATGAGCATTTATGGACCAATCCTCCTGGTTCACAAAAAGATCGTGATTTAGAGTTAACCGATTACGAAGCAAGTGTCAGTGAATTATGGCGTTTTAAACGTGCGGGAGGAGATTCATTAGTTGATGCAACCACACTTGATTATGGTAGAAATGCTTCTATGATGGCGCGAATGGCAAAAGAAACGGGTGTGAACGTCGTTGCCACTTCGGGTTTTAACAAACATATTTATTTTTCAAGCTGGGTAGAGGCTTTAACCGTTGAAGAAATTACTCAAAAGTTAGTTCGAGATGTTACCATTGGTATGGATGGAACAGAATCAAAGGCAGGATTTCTAAAAGCGGGATCTTGGGAACAATTAATCCACCCATTAGAAGAAAAAGTAACACGTGCTGTTGCACGTGCCCAATTACAAACAGGTGCCCCCATGTGGTTGCATACTGAGGCTGGGACAATGGGACTTGAAATGCTCGATATTTTAGAAGAAGAAGGTGTAGATTTAACAAAAGTTGGTGTGGGGCACAGCGATAGAAATGCTGACTCTTATTACCACTTACAAATGGCTAAACGAGGTGCTTATGTACAATTTGATGGGGTTAGTAAGATTAAATACTATCCGGATAGCACCCGAGTAGAGCTAATTAAAGCGATGCTTGACAATGGTTATGGTAATAAATTACTTATTTCTGCGGATATGGGGCGTCAAAGCTATCTACATGCTTATGGTGGTGGACCAGGATTTGAATATATCCTTAAGAAGTTCATCCCGCGCTTATTAGATGAAGGAATCAGTCAAAAAGATCTTGACACTATTTTTATTGAAAATCCTGCAAACTGGTTAGCACAATTTTAGGTAGGGGAGATTTTATGAAGCAGAACACAATAATAGCAATAATCCGTGGGGTACATCCTAAGGATATTAGAGATATTACACAATGTTTATTAGAAAATGGGATAGACTCAATTGAAGTATCGCTAAGTGATGAAGAAATAGGCTTGGAGTGTATCCGTGTCATTTTTAAGGAATTTGGTGACCGTATCCACCTTGGTGTTGGTACAGTTATTAATCAATCTCAAGTGGATAAGGCAATCAATGCTGGAGCAAGGTATATAATTACTCCAGGATGGGATTGTGAACTTGCTAAGTATGTTTTAGCTAATAATATTGAAATGTTTCCTGGAGTATTCTCGCCAGGAGATATTATGCAGGCAACAAGTCTTGGTATTGAAACCGTTAAGTTATTCCCTGCAATTAATTTAGGACCAAGCTATATTAAAAATGTGAAAGCACCATTTCCACGTACGCATTTCATGGCAGTTGGTGGGATTAGCAAAGACAATATCAAGGAATATCAACGGGCAGGATGCTCTTATTTTGCAATTGGAAGTGATTTAGTACCAAGTGGTGCTACAAAAGAAGATTTACAAATAATTAAACAAAGTGCTGAGGTGTATAATCAGTTATTATTAGAGGAGTTTTAATGATGGACACAGCTAAAGAATTATTAAAAATGAATCGTGATGAAGTTGCAGAGGCGGTAAGAGACTTCCCGGTTGCTATTCTCCCTCTTGGTGCAACAGAGCAACACGGACATCATTTACCCCTTGGGGTTGACATCTATTTAGCAGAAGGAATTTCAAGAAAATTATCGGAAAGAACCGGTGCGTTACTTCTTCCAACGATACCTTTTGGTTACTCTTGGGTTTGGAGAGATATTCCTGGCACTGTATCTATTCAACAAAATCATGTAGAAAATGTAATTAAAGATGTAGCTCATAGTGTGTCACGGTATGGAATTAAAATGCTAATTCTTGTTAATGGTCATGATGCCAATAACGCTAGTATGAAGTATGCTGCCAGAGAGCTAATGGATGAATTAGATATGCCTGTTTTCTATCTGTTCTATCCGAATATGGAATCGA
Proteins encoded in this window:
- a CDS encoding PTS ascorbate transporter subunit IIC, whose amino-acid sequence is MIDLLVSILSNPSIIIALIAGLGLIALRKSTSDIIKGTLKTLFGFLILQQGAGIIVNSLIPFSTMFTEAFGLTGIVAEDNAIAAAVQVVLGKETAFILIFSFLINVLIARLTKYKYIFLTGHMMFSFAATMAIVLSQMGLSSIMTIVLGSIIQGISMVLFPAISQPSVRKVIGNDNVAFGFWGSSWISLSGWVGGLFGNKEQSSEDVKVPKSLDFLKDMSILMGIIMIIVYVVTAGFVDTDTMNEISGGINKYQFAIFEALGFVVGILILLMGVRMFLAEIVPAFKGIGEKIVPGAKPALDVPIFYSYAPVAVTIGFLAALIGGLIVTFMSSLLPVAVLPSVIGLFFMGGAAGVFGNARGGLRGAIIAGFFLGLTFSLLVALAYPLIGLSEYGISGLWFASPDAIIVVIIIKLIGLLFGVPL
- a CDS encoding phosphotriesterase-related protein, whose translation is MGKIRTVLGDIEKDKLGFTYSHEHLWTNPPGSQKDRDLELTDYEASVSELWRFKRAGGDSLVDATTLDYGRNASMMARMAKETGVNVVATSGFNKHIYFSSWVEALTVEEITQKLVRDVTIGMDGTESKAGFLKAGSWEQLIHPLEEKVTRAVARAQLQTGAPMWLHTEAGTMGLEMLDILEEEGVDLTKVGVGHSDRNADSYYHLQMAKRGAYVQFDGVSKIKYYPDSTRVELIKAMLDNGYGNKLLISADMGRQSYLHAYGGGPGFEYILKKFIPRLLDEGISQKDLDTIFIENPANWLAQF
- a CDS encoding bifunctional 4-hydroxy-2-oxoglutarate aldolase/2-dehydro-3-deoxy-phosphogluconate aldolase, which encodes MKQNTIIAIIRGVHPKDIRDITQCLLENGIDSIEVSLSDEEIGLECIRVIFKEFGDRIHLGVGTVINQSQVDKAINAGARYIITPGWDCELAKYVLANNIEMFPGVFSPGDIMQATSLGIETVKLFPAINLGPSYIKNVKAPFPRTHFMAVGGISKDNIKEYQRAGCSYFAIGSDLVPSGATKEDLQIIKQSAEVYNQLLLEEF
- a CDS encoding creatininase family protein, whose translation is MMDTAKELLKMNRDEVAEAVRDFPVAILPLGATEQHGHHLPLGVDIYLAEGISRKLSERTGALLLPTIPFGYSWVWRDIPGTVSIQQNHVENVIKDVAHSVSRYGIKMLILVNGHDANNASMKYAARELMDELDMPVFYLFYPNMESIREEYCESPMWHGMIHACEFETSLMLALKPELVEMDKAVREYPNKPNLYGKSTISLGDLSNSGVFGDATLASKEKGELMLEKFIAEMESLIKEGYENK